The following coding sequences are from one Bradyrhizobium sp. 200 window:
- a CDS encoding carbohydrate-binding domain-containing protein, translated as MTGVFPVQGFGFLSNYNGAFVASSAFAAMQGIASTNANSIELAPRLFMQTRTSNDVFADPNKTESDANILQAAANAEALGLSVTLKPMVSALDGTLAYALVPSDPVAFFASYKTEMVHMAELAEQAGVTMLSIGNELGKLSGPQYRSYWVDLIDSVRAVFHGEITYAAATDEAINVSFWDKVDVIGINAYPPLTTTTDPTVEEMVNAWNSMSTNDYWAKVMNHMSPVDFFHSLALQYDKQVFFTETGYRSVDGTNIRPGGWAEGTTEDVQEQYDAFNAFFQVWGSEGGSWFRGASIWNWDTNNKYSPIGYSPQGKPAQELITEWYGGQHQPPGQTLTGSPSADLMDVGCGNDVLSGGVGNDTIKAGGGDDTITGGPDTIPKLTETSVTVTGYSSVVDGVGARMQLLINGQQAGNTVEFHAATDASGFQTFTFTFVNPATVSSLDLAFINDVANANGDRNLYIKDITVNGEHLSVSDGVNPSSPGTWNLYQNKSIHYDMTAHQDLFFGASTDDDSLDGGLGKDVISGGAGTDVIQGGAGNDTINGGPGADVIRGGADDDTINSGAGITTATDQLYGDDGNDVIKASTGDTGALLDGGAGKDQLYGSGTANAMSGGDGNDYLSGGGGLDIMHGNAGDDQLKGGTAATQMFGDDGNDSLHGGTGNEFLYGGSGNDRLIGGGGNDYLAGGSGNDTFVFAAGFGKDTVADFQNTDGVQDILQIDKTVFADFSALQSHMAEVGTSVMITVDANNTIEIRNMTLSQLHAGNFLFV; from the coding sequence ATGACCGGCGTGTTTCCTGTTCAAGGATTTGGATTCCTCTCCAACTACAATGGTGCATTCGTCGCCAGTTCCGCGTTCGCTGCCATGCAGGGAATCGCGAGCACGAATGCAAACTCGATCGAGCTCGCTCCGCGGCTGTTTATGCAAACCAGGACGTCGAATGATGTCTTCGCGGATCCCAATAAGACCGAGAGCGACGCCAATATTCTTCAGGCTGCGGCAAATGCGGAAGCACTCGGGCTTTCGGTGACGTTGAAGCCGATGGTCTCAGCGCTTGATGGCACGCTCGCATACGCACTTGTTCCGAGCGATCCGGTCGCCTTCTTTGCTTCCTACAAAACAGAGATGGTCCACATGGCGGAGCTTGCCGAGCAAGCCGGCGTGACCATGCTCTCGATCGGCAATGAACTCGGCAAGCTCTCCGGACCGCAATATCGCAGCTACTGGGTCGACCTCATCGATTCCGTACGCGCCGTGTTCCACGGCGAGATCACCTATGCCGCCGCGACCGACGAAGCCATCAATGTCAGCTTTTGGGACAAGGTTGATGTTATCGGGATCAACGCCTATCCGCCGCTAACGACGACAACCGATCCGACCGTCGAGGAGATGGTCAATGCGTGGAACAGCATGTCCACGAACGACTACTGGGCGAAGGTGATGAATCACATGTCGCCGGTCGACTTTTTCCATTCCCTCGCCTTGCAATACGACAAGCAGGTGTTCTTCACTGAAACCGGTTATCGCAGTGTCGACGGAACCAATATCCGCCCAGGCGGCTGGGCCGAAGGCACGACTGAGGACGTCCAAGAGCAATATGACGCTTTCAACGCTTTCTTTCAGGTGTGGGGATCGGAAGGCGGAAGCTGGTTCAGGGGCGCGTCGATCTGGAACTGGGATACGAACAACAAATACTCGCCGATCGGCTACTCGCCCCAAGGCAAGCCTGCGCAGGAGTTGATTACTGAATGGTACGGAGGTCAGCATCAGCCGCCCGGCCAGACGCTGACGGGTTCTCCGTCTGCCGATTTAATGGATGTCGGCTGCGGCAATGACGTGCTGTCAGGCGGGGTGGGCAACGACACGATCAAGGCAGGCGGTGGCGACGACACCATTACGGGCGGCCCCGATACAATTCCGAAACTCACGGAGACGTCAGTCACGGTGACGGGCTACAGCTCCGTCGTCGACGGCGTCGGCGCCAGAATGCAGCTCCTGATTAACGGGCAGCAGGCCGGCAACACAGTCGAATTCCACGCCGCGACCGACGCATCGGGTTTCCAGACCTTCACATTCACATTCGTCAACCCGGCTACAGTCTCCAGTCTCGATCTCGCTTTCATCAACGATGTCGCCAATGCCAATGGCGACCGCAATCTCTATATCAAGGACATCACCGTCAACGGCGAGCATCTTTCCGTCTCCGACGGCGTCAATCCGAGTTCACCGGGAACCTGGAACCTCTATCAGAACAAGTCCATCCACTATGACATGACCGCTCACCAGGACCTGTTCTTCGGCGCGTCGACCGACGATGACAGCCTTGACGGAGGTTTAGGCAAGGATGTGATCAGCGGCGGCGCCGGGACGGACGTGATCCAGGGCGGCGCGGGCAACGACACCATCAATGGCGGTCCCGGAGCGGATGTGATCCGCGGCGGAGCGGACGACGACACGATCAACAGCGGCGCCGGCATCACTACGGCGACGGATCAACTCTATGGCGATGACGGCAACGACGTCATCAAGGCCAGCACCGGCGACACAGGCGCCCTGCTCGACGGCGGCGCCGGCAAGGACCAGCTCTACGGCAGCGGAACGGCGAATGCCATGAGTGGCGGCGATGGCAACGACTATCTCTCCGGTGGCGGCGGACTGGATATCATGCACGGCAACGCCGGCGACGATCAACTGAAAGGCGGCACGGCGGCAACGCAAATGTTCGGCGACGATGGCAACGACAGCCTGCATGGCGGCACGGGCAACGAGTTCCTGTATGGCGGCAGCGGCAACGACCGGCTGATCGGTGGCGGCGGAAACGATTATCTAGCCGGCGGCTCCGGCAATGATACATTCGTTTTCGCTGCTGGGTTCGGCAAGGACACGGTCGCGGACTTTCAGAACACCGATGGTGTGCAGGACATCCTTCAAATCGACAAGACGGTGTTTGCCGACTTCAGCGCGCTCCAATCGCACATGGCCGAGGTTGGCACGAGCGTGATGATTACGGTCGACGCCAACAATACGATCGAAATTCGGAACATGACATTGAGCCAGCTCCACGCGGGCAATTTCCTGTTCGTCTGA
- a CDS encoding VOC family protein has product MLDHVSITVSDFAAAERFYDAIMQALGVVKVGRSDRWLGYGERADAEYPDRVYLAIYRGPKPDEATSRHWCFKAKSRNEVDAFWRAGIAAGGTDDGPPGLRHYHAAYYGAFLRDPDGNKVEAVCHRAV; this is encoded by the coding sequence ATGCTGGACCACGTCTCCATCACCGTTTCCGACTTCGCCGCCGCCGAGCGCTTCTACGACGCGATCATGCAGGCGCTCGGCGTCGTCAAGGTCGGCCGCAGCGACCGGTGGCTCGGCTACGGTGAGCGGGCCGACGCCGAGTATCCAGATCGCGTCTACCTCGCGATCTACAGGGGTCCGAAGCCGGATGAGGCCACCAGCCGGCACTGGTGCTTCAAGGCAAAATCGCGCAACGAAGTCGATGCCTTCTGGCGCGCCGGCATCGCCGCCGGCGGCACAGATGACGGCCCACCTGGCCTGCGCCACTATCATGCCGCCTATTACGGCGCATTCCTGCGCGACCCTGACGGCAACAAGGTCGAGGCGGTTTGCCATCGGGCGGTTTAG
- a CDS encoding valine--tRNA ligase translates to MIEKNYQPADIESRMSRIWEESGAFKAGRPERKDAAPFTIVIPPPNVTGSLHMGHALNNTLQDILCRFERMRGRDVLWQPGTDHAGIATQMVVERQLMERQEHRRDLGRAKFLERIWQWKAESGGTIVNQLKRLGASCDWSRERFTMDEGLSRAVVKVFVQLHREGLIYKDKRLVNWDPKLVTAISDLEVLQIEVKGSLWYLRYPIEGKTFSPDDPSTFVVVATTRPETMLGDTAVAIHPDNERIGHLIGQHVILPLVGRRIPIVGDDYADPEKGSGAVKITPAHDFNDFEVGKRHGLPQINVFDREGCMALVDNEDYLRGLPEGADQLAEELHAVERFAARKTIVARLEDFGFIEKIEPNTHMVPHGDRSNVVIEPYLTDQWYVDARTMAQPAIAAVRSGATTFVPKNWEKTYFEWMENIQPWCISRQLWWGHQIPAWYGPDGKVFVAETEEEAVGNALGYYVEQEVITEEQGREMAQDPAKREGFITRDEDVLDTWFSSGLWPFSTLGWPDETSEVKRYYPTNVLVTGWDIIFFWVARMMMMGMHFMKEAPFSTVYIHRLVRDEKGAKMSKSKGNVIDPLGVIDDFGADALRFALARGAAHSHDIKLSPQLVETNRNFATKLWNACRFAEMNGCEKPAGFDPMAAKETLNRWIAHETSRATREVTEAIDGYRFNDAANAIYRFVWNVYCDWYLELAKPVLMGEEGAAKAETRAMIAWARDEILKLLHPFMPFITEELWAVTAKRDGLLVLAEWPRKASSVTAEQIAAMAMAGPGDPLIAPAMAALDDRDFSDPSAEAEIGWVVDLVTAIRSVRSEMNIPPATLIPVVLSGASVETKERAQRWNDIVKRLARLADISFADRPPEGAVQLLVRGEVVALPLKGVIDLSAEKARLDKEIVKADADIKRVDAKLGNEKFVANAPEEIVEEEKEKREAAVARKAKLQEALERLKMAT, encoded by the coding sequence ATGATCGAGAAAAACTACCAGCCCGCCGATATCGAAAGCCGCATGTCCCGTATCTGGGAGGAGAGCGGCGCGTTCAAGGCCGGCCGCCCGGAACGAAAAGACGCCGCGCCGTTCACCATCGTGATCCCGCCGCCGAACGTGACGGGCTCGCTGCATATGGGTCACGCGCTGAACAACACGCTGCAGGACATTCTCTGCCGCTTCGAGCGCATGCGCGGCCGCGACGTGCTGTGGCAGCCGGGCACCGACCATGCGGGCATCGCGACCCAGATGGTGGTCGAACGGCAATTGATGGAACGCCAGGAGCACCGGCGCGACCTCGGCCGCGCCAAATTCCTCGAGCGCATCTGGCAATGGAAGGCCGAGAGCGGCGGCACCATCGTCAACCAGTTGAAGCGGCTGGGCGCTTCCTGCGACTGGTCGCGCGAGCGCTTTACGATGGACGAGGGCCTGTCGCGCGCCGTCGTGAAGGTGTTCGTGCAGTTGCACCGCGAAGGCCTGATCTACAAGGACAAGCGGCTGGTCAACTGGGATCCGAAGCTGGTGACGGCGATCTCCGATCTCGAGGTGCTGCAGATCGAGGTCAAGGGCAGCCTCTGGTATCTGCGCTATCCGATCGAGGGCAAGACGTTCAGCCCCGACGATCCCTCGACTTTCGTCGTCGTGGCGACGACGCGCCCCGAGACGATGCTCGGCGACACCGCCGTTGCTATCCATCCGGACAACGAACGGATCGGGCATCTGATCGGCCAGCACGTCATCCTGCCGCTGGTCGGCCGCCGCATCCCGATCGTCGGCGACGACTACGCCGATCCCGAAAAGGGATCCGGCGCGGTCAAGATCACCCCGGCGCACGACTTCAACGACTTCGAGGTCGGCAAGCGTCACGGCCTGCCGCAGATCAACGTGTTCGATCGCGAGGGCTGCATGGCCCTCGTCGACAACGAGGATTATCTGCGCGGGCTGCCCGAGGGCGCGGACCAGCTTGCGGAAGAACTGCATGCTGTCGAGCGCTTCGCCGCGCGCAAGACGATCGTGGCGCGGCTGGAAGATTTCGGCTTCATCGAGAAGATCGAGCCGAACACGCATATGGTGCCGCATGGCGACCGCTCCAACGTGGTGATCGAGCCCTATCTGACCGACCAGTGGTATGTCGACGCCAGGACCATGGCGCAGCCGGCGATCGCGGCCGTGCGCTCGGGCGCGACGACGTTCGTGCCGAAGAACTGGGAAAAAACCTATTTCGAATGGATGGAGAACATCCAGCCCTGGTGCATCTCGCGCCAGCTCTGGTGGGGCCATCAGATTCCGGCGTGGTACGGACCCGACGGCAAGGTGTTCGTGGCCGAGACCGAGGAAGAAGCTGTCGGCAACGCGCTCGGCTATTACGTCGAGCAGGAAGTCATCACGGAAGAGCAAGGGCGCGAGATGGCGCAGGATCCTGCCAAGCGCGAGGGGTTCATCACCCGCGATGAAGACGTGCTCGACACCTGGTTCTCCTCGGGGCTGTGGCCGTTCTCGACGCTCGGCTGGCCGGACGAAACGAGCGAAGTGAAGCGCTATTACCCGACCAATGTCCTCGTTACCGGCTGGGACATCATCTTCTTCTGGGTCGCCCGGATGATGATGATGGGCATGCACTTCATGAAGGAGGCGCCGTTCTCGACCGTCTACATCCACCGCCTGGTTCGCGACGAGAAGGGCGCGAAGATGTCGAAGTCGAAAGGCAACGTCATCGATCCCTTAGGCGTGATCGACGACTTTGGCGCGGACGCGCTGCGCTTTGCGCTGGCGCGCGGCGCGGCCCACAGCCACGACATCAAGCTGTCGCCGCAGCTCGTCGAAACCAACCGCAATTTTGCGACCAAGCTGTGGAACGCCTGCCGCTTTGCCGAGATGAACGGCTGCGAGAAGCCCGCAGGCTTCGATCCGATGGCGGCGAAGGAAACCCTGAACCGCTGGATCGCGCACGAGACGTCGCGCGCCACGCGCGAGGTCACAGAGGCGATCGATGGCTATCGCTTCAACGATGCGGCCAACGCGATCTATCGTTTCGTCTGGAACGTCTATTGCGACTGGTATCTCGAACTCGCAAAACCGGTACTGATGGGCGAGGAGGGGGCGGCGAAGGCCGAGACCCGCGCCATGATCGCCTGGGCGCGCGACGAGATCCTTAAATTGCTGCATCCGTTCATGCCGTTCATCACCGAGGAACTCTGGGCGGTGACGGCCAAGCGCGATGGCTTGCTGGTGCTGGCCGAATGGCCGCGCAAGGCGAGTTCGGTCACGGCAGAGCAGATCGCTGCGATGGCGATGGCAGGGCCCGGCGATCCACTGATCGCGCCAGCCATGGCCGCGCTCGATGACCGCGATTTCAGCGATCCGTCCGCCGAGGCCGAGATCGGCTGGGTGGTCGATCTCGTCACCGCCATCCGTTCGGTGCGCTCCGAAATGAACATCCCGCCGGCCACCTTGATACCGGTGGTGCTGTCGGGAGCGTCCGTGGAGACCAAAGAGCGCGCACAGCGTTGGAACGACATCGTGAAGCGTCTGGCACGTTTGGCGGATATTTCCTTTGCCGACCGCCCGCCGGAAGGCGCGGTGCAATTGCTGGTGCGCGGCGAGGTCGTGGCGCTGCCGCTGAAGGGCGTGATCGACCTTTCGGCCGAGAAGGCCCGGCTCGACAAGGAAATCGTCAAAGCCGACGCCGACATCAAGCGCGTCGATGCCAAGCTCGGCAACGAGAAATTCGTGGCGAACGCGCCCGAAGAGATCGTCGAGGAAGAAAAGGAAAAGCGCGAAGCGGCGGTGGCGCGCAAGGCAAAACTGCAGGAAGCGCTCGAGCGCTTGAAGATGGCGACCTGA
- a CDS encoding DUF2497 domain-containing protein → MTQPAKVQEPSMEEILASIRRIIADDEAKPASAERPAGPAAAAKPAVMKDIPPSAIAPAPKPAPAPKVAPPPPPPPAPEPAASNNQDDIDAMLASLDAATPEADIRPAPQPEADVFELTDEMALPDPAPPAPAASFNRIEPEDDIEFSEAKASRRQPPYEPPFESAPARPILSHSTVSAVESAFNSLANTVLSNNARTLEDLVKEMLRPMLKSWLDDNLPGLVERIVKAEIERVSRGGR, encoded by the coding sequence ATGACGCAACCTGCAAAGGTCCAAGAGCCCTCGATGGAGGAGATTCTGGCGTCGATCCGTCGCATCATTGCCGACGACGAGGCAAAGCCTGCTTCTGCCGAAAGACCGGCGGGCCCGGCGGCCGCCGCAAAGCCGGCCGTGATGAAGGATATCCCGCCGTCGGCGATTGCGCCGGCGCCGAAGCCGGCTCCCGCGCCGAAGGTAGCCCCGCCGCCACCGCCGCCGCCTGCACCTGAACCGGCCGCCAGCAACAACCAGGACGATATCGACGCGATGCTGGCGAGCCTCGATGCGGCAACGCCCGAGGCGGATATCAGGCCGGCGCCGCAGCCCGAGGCCGATGTTTTCGAACTGACCGACGAGATGGCGCTGCCCGATCCGGCCCCGCCGGCGCCGGCCGCGTCGTTCAACAGGATCGAGCCGGAGGACGACATCGAGTTCAGCGAAGCCAAGGCGTCACGTCGCCAGCCGCCCTATGAGCCGCCTTTCGAGAGCGCGCCAGCACGACCGATTTTATCGCATTCGACCGTCTCCGCCGTGGAATCCGCCTTCAACTCGCTGGCCAATACCGTGCTGAGCAACAATGCGCGGACGTTGGAAGATCTGGTCAAGGAAATGCTGCGGCCAATGCTGAAATCCTGGCTCGACGACAATTTGCCGGGACTGGTGGAGCGGATCGTCAAGGCCGAAATCGAACGGGTTTCGCGCGGCGGGCGCTAG
- a CDS encoding TolC family outer membrane protein: MRGVKAFAGAAASALLLVCMGPRPVLADTIEAALVRAYQNNPQLNSQRAQVRITDENVPQALSGYRPRVAVTASAGVQYTDSLTQTGDLNVGRPPPINGTNAPRSVGATITQTLFNGQQTANRTRAAEGQVSGAREALRALEQSVLLSAATIYMDYLRDSAIVEVQKSNVRVLEQTLKQTRDRFNVGEVTRTDVAQSEAQLAAGKTQLLTAEANLTTTRSNFRRIIGNEPVALAPGSPVDRFLPSTLPAAVELGLTQNPNVTAAMFGIDVSYLQVKVAEGALLPSVTLQASVQQSYEQSLIQYRSFGASAITQLSVPIYQGGAEYSLIRQSKETVAQQRLVLDQTRDQTRANVVTAWGQLVAGKAQVASAQSQVTASEIALNGVREEAKAGQRTTLDVLNAQQALVNARVALVTAQHDRVVASYSVLNTIGRLSPLVLNLPTTVYDPSVHYHQVRDSWAGVRTPDGR; this comes from the coding sequence ATGCGTGGGGTGAAGGCATTTGCCGGGGCCGCGGCTTCGGCCCTTCTATTAGTGTGCATGGGCCCTAGGCCCGTCTTGGCCGACACAATTGAGGCAGCGCTGGTGCGCGCCTATCAGAATAATCCGCAGCTCAATTCGCAGCGCGCGCAGGTGCGCATCACCGACGAGAACGTGCCGCAGGCATTGTCGGGCTACCGGCCGAGAGTCGCAGTCACCGCGAGCGCAGGCGTCCAATACACCGACAGCCTTACCCAGACCGGCGACCTCAATGTCGGGAGGCCTCCCCCAATTAACGGCACCAACGCACCGCGCAGCGTCGGCGCCACCATCACGCAGACCCTCTTCAACGGCCAGCAGACTGCGAACAGGACAAGAGCGGCCGAGGGGCAGGTTTCCGGCGCCCGCGAAGCCCTGCGCGCTCTCGAACAGAGCGTCTTGCTCAGCGCCGCCACGATCTACATGGACTATCTGCGCGATTCGGCGATCGTCGAGGTGCAGAAGAGCAACGTTCGCGTGCTCGAGCAGACGCTGAAACAGACGCGTGATCGCTTCAATGTCGGCGAAGTCACGCGCACCGACGTTGCGCAGTCGGAGGCGCAACTCGCCGCCGGCAAGACCCAGCTCCTGACCGCGGAAGCCAACCTGACCACGACGCGCTCGAACTTCCGCCGCATCATCGGCAACGAGCCGGTGGCGCTCGCACCGGGTTCGCCGGTCGATCGCTTCCTGCCATCGACGCTGCCTGCCGCCGTCGAGCTCGGCCTGACGCAAAATCCGAACGTCACCGCGGCAATGTTCGGGATCGACGTCAGCTACCTCCAGGTCAAGGTGGCCGAAGGCGCGCTGTTGCCGAGCGTCACGCTTCAGGCCTCGGTGCAGCAGTCCTATGAGCAGAGCCTGATCCAATATCGGTCGTTCGGCGCGTCTGCGATCACGCAGCTTTCGGTGCCGATCTATCAGGGCGGCGCCGAATACTCGTTGATCCGCCAGTCCAAGGAAACGGTGGCGCAGCAGCGCCTCGTTCTCGACCAGACCCGCGACCAGACCCGTGCCAATGTGGTCACGGCATGGGGCCAGCTCGTCGCCGGCAAGGCCCAGGTCGCCTCCGCCCAATCGCAGGTGACGGCGTCGGAAATCGCGCTCAACGGCGTGCGCGAGGAAGCCAAGGCCGGGCAGCGCACTACGCTCGACGTGCTGAACGCGCAGCAGGCGCTGGTCAATGCGCGCGTCGCGCTGGTCACCGCGCAGCATGACCGCGTGGTTGCATCATACTCCGTGCTGAACACGATCGGACGTCTGTCGCCGCTTGTGCTTAACCTGCCGACCACGGTCTACGACCCGAGCGTGCACTATCATCAGGTGCGCGATAGCTGGGCCGGCGTTCGCACACCCGACGGCCGCTGA
- a CDS encoding protein-L-isoaspartate O-methyltransferase, whose product MSGFATARQKMVDGQVRPSDVTDIRILDAMLAVPREAFVPENKQALAYLDLDLDVSEGGSAKRFLITPAVLAKMLQAAEIKGTDRVLVVGCATGYAAAVIARFAAEVTATEGDSALAAKAQAILARNGCGNVTVRTAAPTDGDPAGAPYDVIVLNGATEIVPEQLYGQLRSGGRLVGVFATSRPARATIVTRSHGDFGHRTLFDAAAPVLPGMELVPAFVF is encoded by the coding sequence ATGTCCGGTTTTGCGACCGCGCGCCAGAAAATGGTCGATGGTCAGGTGCGTCCGAGCGACGTGACCGATATCCGCATTCTCGATGCCATGCTGGCGGTGCCGCGCGAGGCCTTCGTTCCCGAAAACAAGCAGGCGCTGGCCTATCTGGACCTCGATCTCGATGTCAGCGAGGGCGGCTCGGCCAAGCGGTTCCTGATTACGCCGGCGGTGCTGGCGAAGATGCTGCAGGCGGCTGAGATCAAGGGGACCGACCGTGTCCTGGTGGTCGGTTGTGCCACCGGCTACGCCGCCGCCGTGATCGCCCGATTCGCCGCAGAGGTGACCGCAACGGAGGGCGATTCGGCGCTGGCGGCGAAGGCGCAGGCGATTCTGGCCCGCAATGGCTGTGGAAATGTCACGGTCCGCACCGCGGCGCCGACCGATGGCGACCCGGCGGGCGCGCCTTATGATGTCATCGTCCTGAACGGCGCAACCGAGATCGTGCCGGAGCAACTCTACGGGCAATTGCGCAGTGGCGGCCGATTGGTGGGCGTTTTTGCAACGTCCCGCCCGGCGCGGGCCACCATCGTGACCCGTTCGCATGGCGATTTCGGTCACCGGACGCTGTTCGATGCCGCTGCCCCGGTGCTGCCCGGGATGGAACTTGTTCCGGCCTTCGTTTTCTAG